From one Microbacterium aurum genomic stretch:
- the glgX gene encoding glycogen debranching protein GlgX, translating into MQVWPGSAYPLGATFDGNGTNFALFSEGAEKVELCLFDDRGKESRVELVDVDAHVWHAYLPTVQPGQRYGYRVYGPNDPENGQRFNANKLLLDPYAKAVDGQVEWGQSVFGYNFGDPDSRNDDDSAQAMMKGVVINPFFDWAGDRQPKTPYAESVIYEAHVKGLTERHPDIPEEIRGTYSAIAHPVIIEHLKRIGVTAIELMPVHQFVNDSTLQEKGLSNYWGYNTIAFLAPQNTYSSAGQRGQQVQEFKGMVRALHAAGIEVILDVVYNHTAEGNHLGPTLSMRGIDNEAYYRLEQTDKRYYTDYTGTGNSLNVGNPHTLQLIMDSLRYWVLEMHVDGFRFDLAATLAREFYEVDRLAAFFEIVQQDPVVSQVKLIAEPWDLGPGGYQVGNFPPQWTEWNGKYRDTVRDFWRGEPSTLGEFASRLTGSADLYEHDGRSPVASINFVTAHDGFTLRDLVSYNEKHNEANGEQNNDGESHNRSWNCGVEGPTDDPAVLTLRARQQRNFLATLLISQGVPMISHGDELGRTQGGNNNGYAQDNEITWVDWEHIDQPLIEFTAALTRLRREHPTFRRSRFFNGRPIRREEGAPVPDIAWLRPDGTEMQPEDWDSGFGRAIGVFLNGNGIRERDRRGEPITDRHFFVLFNGGDEPIDFTIPTAQYSPRWDVVVDTAGHLADSGPRSGGDVIALDARSLVVLRDHEDDTPETDHSVAASLAALTTPIDLVPAQAPTIELPH; encoded by the coding sequence ATGCAGGTGTGGCCGGGTTCCGCGTATCCGCTGGGGGCGACCTTCGATGGCAACGGCACGAACTTCGCGCTGTTCAGCGAAGGGGCCGAGAAGGTGGAGCTGTGCCTGTTCGACGATCGGGGCAAGGAGAGCCGCGTCGAACTCGTCGACGTCGACGCCCACGTGTGGCACGCGTACCTGCCGACGGTCCAGCCGGGGCAGCGCTACGGCTACCGCGTGTACGGGCCCAACGATCCCGAGAACGGGCAGCGGTTCAACGCGAACAAGTTGCTGCTCGACCCCTACGCGAAGGCCGTCGATGGCCAGGTCGAGTGGGGCCAGTCGGTGTTCGGCTACAACTTCGGCGATCCCGACTCGCGCAACGACGACGACTCCGCACAGGCGATGATGAAGGGCGTCGTGATCAACCCGTTCTTCGACTGGGCGGGCGACCGGCAGCCGAAGACGCCCTACGCCGAGAGCGTCATCTACGAGGCGCACGTGAAGGGGCTCACCGAGCGGCACCCGGACATTCCGGAGGAGATCCGCGGGACGTACAGCGCGATCGCGCATCCGGTCATCATCGAGCACCTCAAGCGCATCGGCGTGACGGCGATCGAACTCATGCCCGTGCACCAGTTCGTCAACGACTCGACGCTCCAGGAGAAGGGGCTGTCGAACTACTGGGGCTATAACACGATCGCCTTCCTCGCACCGCAGAACACATACTCCTCGGCCGGCCAGCGCGGCCAGCAGGTGCAGGAGTTCAAGGGGATGGTGCGGGCCCTGCACGCGGCAGGCATCGAGGTCATCCTCGACGTCGTGTACAACCACACCGCCGAAGGCAACCACCTGGGGCCGACCCTGTCGATGCGCGGCATCGACAACGAGGCCTACTACCGCCTCGAACAGACCGACAAGCGCTACTACACCGACTACACCGGCACGGGCAACAGCCTGAACGTCGGCAACCCGCACACGCTGCAGCTCATCATGGACTCGCTGCGGTACTGGGTGCTGGAGATGCACGTCGACGGCTTCCGGTTCGACCTGGCGGCGACCCTCGCGCGCGAGTTCTACGAGGTCGACCGCCTCGCGGCGTTCTTCGAGATCGTGCAGCAGGATCCGGTGGTCAGTCAGGTCAAGCTCATCGCCGAGCCGTGGGACCTCGGCCCCGGCGGCTACCAGGTCGGCAACTTCCCGCCGCAGTGGACGGAGTGGAACGGCAAGTACCGCGACACCGTGCGCGACTTCTGGCGCGGCGAGCCTTCGACGCTCGGCGAGTTCGCGTCGCGACTGACGGGATCGGCCGATCTCTACGAGCACGACGGCCGCAGCCCCGTGGCATCCATCAACTTCGTCACGGCGCACGACGGCTTCACGCTGCGCGATCTCGTGTCGTACAACGAGAAGCACAACGAAGCCAACGGCGAGCAGAACAACGACGGCGAATCGCACAACCGCTCGTGGAACTGCGGCGTCGAAGGCCCGACCGACGACCCCGCCGTGTTGACGCTGCGCGCGCGGCAGCAACGCAACTTCCTCGCGACGCTGCTGATCAGCCAGGGCGTCCCGATGATCAGCCACGGCGACGAGCTCGGCCGCACGCAGGGCGGCAACAACAACGGCTACGCGCAGGACAACGAGATCACATGGGTCGACTGGGAGCACATCGACCAGCCGCTCATCGAGTTCACCGCCGCCCTCACCCGCCTGCGCCGCGAGCACCCGACGTTCCGGCGCAGCCGGTTCTTCAACGGCCGCCCGATCCGCCGGGAGGAGGGCGCGCCGGTGCCCGACATCGCGTGGCTGCGGCCCGACGGCACCGAGATGCAGCCCGAGGACTGGGATTCCGGGTTCGGCCGCGCGATCGGGGTGTTCCTCAACGGCAACGGCATCCGCGAGCGCGATCGCCGCGGCGAGCCCATCACCGACCGGCACTTCTTCGTGCTGTTCAACGGGGGCGACGAGCCGATCGACTTCACGATCCCGACGGCGCAGTACAGCCCGCGGTGGGACGTCGTGGTGGACACCGCCGGGCATCTCGCCGACTCCGGGCCGCGCTCGGGGGGCGATGTCATCGCGCTGGACGCGCGTTCGCTCGTCGTGCTCCGCGACCACGAGGACGACACGCCCGAGACCGATCACTCGGTCGCCGCGTCGCTGGCGGCGCTGACGACGCCGATCGATCTCGTGCCGGCCCAGGCGCCGACCATCGAGCTGCCCCACTGA
- a CDS encoding glutaminase, with amino-acid sequence MDAETDVKALFDDARRRLAGSPRERLGDWAHARRLLGFGRAPRIVPVGEAWHVGVLLIADAAVYATGEILRARTEAPRGYTAQAQRERSERAAAAARGGFADGETLHLGAVEIDVDAVSRGGASGPLAIVGGIPSVVWNAAGARRPLAEYLDEQLSLR; translated from the coding sequence ATGGATGCGGAGACCGACGTGAAGGCGCTGTTCGATGACGCACGGCGCCGCCTGGCCGGGTCGCCGCGCGAGCGACTGGGCGACTGGGCGCACGCACGCCGGCTGCTCGGGTTCGGCCGGGCGCCGCGCATCGTTCCGGTCGGCGAGGCGTGGCACGTCGGAGTGCTCCTGATCGCGGATGCCGCGGTCTACGCCACCGGCGAGATCCTCCGCGCCCGGACCGAGGCGCCGCGCGGCTACACGGCGCAGGCGCAGCGCGAGCGGTCTGAGCGCGCCGCGGCCGCCGCGCGCGGCGGCTTCGCCGACGGCGAGACGCTGCACCTGGGAGCCGTGGAGATCGACGTGGACGCGGTGTCCCGGGGCGGCGCCTCCGGCCCGCTCGCGATTGTCGGCGGCATCCCGTCGGTGGTGTGGAACGCCGCCGGCGCGAGGCGTCCGCTGGCCGAGTACCTCGACGAGCAGCTGTCGCTGCGCTGA
- a CDS encoding SDR family oxidoreductase produces MTTHVITGAGSGIGRIVAERLHARGDQLVVVARDAARATELTEVFPGSIPVVADLARPETIAEAVQDAGVPASVDALIHAAGIVELGAVADLPVTAWTSQLAVNLVAPAELTRVLLPRVRAARGQVLFVNSGAGLTAHPDWAAYAASKHGLKALADALRGEEARHGVRVTTVYPGRTATPMQEKVHAQEGADYDADRWIDPASVATAIITALDLPRDAVISDLSVRPGPRA; encoded by the coding sequence ATGACGACGCACGTGATCACCGGCGCCGGCTCGGGTATCGGGCGGATCGTCGCCGAGCGGCTGCACGCCCGCGGCGACCAGCTCGTCGTCGTGGCCCGCGACGCCGCGCGCGCCACGGAGCTGACCGAAGTGTTCCCCGGCAGCATCCCCGTCGTCGCGGACCTCGCCCGTCCGGAGACGATCGCCGAGGCAGTTCAGGATGCCGGGGTCCCGGCATCCGTCGACGCGCTCATCCACGCGGCGGGCATCGTGGAGCTCGGCGCCGTCGCCGACCTGCCGGTCACGGCCTGGACGAGCCAGCTCGCTGTCAACCTCGTCGCCCCCGCCGAGCTCACCCGCGTGCTGCTGCCGCGCGTGCGCGCCGCGCGCGGCCAGGTGCTGTTCGTCAACTCCGGCGCGGGGCTCACCGCCCACCCCGACTGGGCGGCGTACGCCGCGTCGAAGCACGGCCTGAAAGCGCTCGCCGACGCCCTGCGCGGCGAGGAGGCGCGCCACGGCGTGCGCGTGACGACCGTCTACCCCGGCCGCACCGCGACGCCCATGCAGGAGAAGGTCCACGCCCAGGAGGGCGCGGACTACGACGCCGACCGGTGGATCGACCCGGCATCCGTCGCCACGGCCATCATCACGGCACTGGATCTGCCGCGCGACGCCGTCATCAGCGACCTCTCGGTTCGCCCCGGGCCGCGCGCGTGA
- a CDS encoding SDR family NAD(P)-dependent oxidoreductase has translation MPETPPTAPATPVDPAGDRRPSGIDPAELEVTLRVLAQLDAVDQTHPDFIAVRQATAKMFKAAKIARRKQLREEEAAADRAVVAATATGAPDRIDDETRGIPISTSTTAPTAGTLRKARACYICKQPYTLVDAFYHQLCPACAAMSHAKRDARTDLTGRRALLTGGRAKIGMYIALRLLRDGAHTTITTRFPRDAVRRFSSLPDAADWLHRLKVVGIDLRDPAQVLGLADDVAAAGHLDILINNATQTVRRSPGAYQPLVDAELAPLPDGPLPELVTFGHTNDQHPQALERSVTAHPILAAAASRADELTEQAMAAGSSSLERLAAGTAIDAGGLIPDLHHTNSWVQSVDEVDPLEMLEVQLANTTAPFLLISKLRASLAASPARRTYIVNVSAMEGVFNRGYKGPGHPHTNMAKAAVNMLTRTSAREMFESDSILMTSVDTGWITDERPHPTKVRLAEEGFHAPLDLVDGAARVYDPIVRGEAGEDLFGVFLKDYRPGAW, from the coding sequence GTGCCCGAGACGCCCCCGACCGCCCCCGCGACCCCCGTCGACCCTGCCGGCGACCGCCGTCCGAGCGGCATCGATCCGGCGGAGCTCGAGGTGACGCTGCGTGTGCTCGCACAGTTGGATGCCGTCGACCAGACCCATCCCGACTTCATCGCCGTCCGCCAGGCGACCGCGAAGATGTTCAAGGCCGCGAAGATCGCCCGCCGCAAGCAGCTGCGCGAAGAGGAGGCCGCTGCCGACCGGGCCGTGGTCGCCGCGACGGCCACCGGGGCGCCGGACCGGATCGACGACGAGACCCGCGGCATCCCCATCAGCACGTCCACCACCGCGCCGACGGCGGGGACGCTCCGCAAGGCCCGCGCCTGCTACATCTGCAAGCAGCCGTACACGCTCGTCGACGCGTTCTACCACCAGCTCTGCCCCGCCTGCGCGGCGATGAGTCACGCCAAGCGCGACGCGCGCACCGACCTCACCGGCCGGCGGGCCCTGCTCACCGGCGGACGCGCCAAGATCGGCATGTACATCGCGCTGCGGCTGCTGCGCGACGGCGCGCACACCACCATCACGACGCGGTTCCCGCGCGACGCCGTGCGGCGCTTCTCGAGCCTGCCCGACGCGGCGGACTGGCTGCACCGGCTGAAGGTCGTCGGCATCGATCTGCGCGACCCGGCCCAGGTTCTCGGGCTCGCCGACGACGTCGCCGCGGCCGGGCACCTCGACATCCTCATCAACAACGCGACGCAGACGGTGCGGCGCTCGCCGGGGGCGTACCAGCCGCTGGTGGATGCCGAGTTGGCACCCCTTCCGGACGGTCCGCTGCCCGAGCTCGTGACCTTCGGGCATACCAACGACCAGCATCCGCAGGCCCTCGAGCGCTCGGTCACCGCCCATCCGATCCTCGCGGCGGCCGCCTCGCGCGCCGACGAGCTCACCGAGCAGGCGATGGCCGCCGGATCCAGCTCGCTAGAGCGTCTCGCCGCCGGCACCGCGATCGACGCGGGCGGGCTCATCCCCGACCTGCACCACACCAACTCGTGGGTGCAGTCGGTCGACGAGGTCGACCCGCTGGAGATGCTCGAGGTGCAGCTGGCGAACACGACGGCACCGTTCCTGCTGATCTCCAAGCTGCGCGCGTCGCTCGCGGCAAGCCCCGCCCGCCGCACCTACATCGTCAACGTCAGCGCGATGGAGGGCGTGTTCAACCGCGGGTACAAGGGACCGGGGCATCCGCACACCAACATGGCCAAGGCGGCCGTCAACATGCTGACCCGCACGAGCGCGCGGGAGATGTTCGAGTCCGACAGCATCCTCATGACCAGCGTCGACACCGGCTGGATCACCGACGAGCGCCCGCATCCCACGAAGGTCCGGCTCGCGGAGGAGGGCTTCCACGCGCCGCTCGACCTCGTCGACGGTGCCGCGCGCGTCTACGACCCGATCGTTCGCGGCGAAGCGGGCGAAGACCTGTTCGGTGTGTTCCTGAAGGACTACAGACCCGGCGCGTGGTGA
- a CDS encoding NUDIX hydrolase, whose protein sequence is MTITRRIHVSAAVIVDADDRLLLVRKAGTTSFMQPGGKPEAGETPAETLSRELAEELGLVVDAAALAPLGRFEAAAANEPGFVVVADVFAVDIGGQRPAAAAEIAELRWVSRAEAHTLEVAPLARENFLPA, encoded by the coding sequence GTGACCATCACCCGCCGCATCCACGTCTCGGCCGCCGTCATCGTCGATGCGGATGACCGGCTGCTGCTCGTGCGCAAGGCCGGCACGACCTCGTTCATGCAGCCCGGCGGCAAGCCCGAGGCCGGCGAGACGCCCGCCGAGACCCTGAGCCGCGAACTCGCCGAGGAGCTGGGCCTGGTGGTGGATGCCGCCGCGCTCGCGCCCCTCGGCCGATTCGAGGCGGCCGCGGCCAACGAGCCCGGATTCGTCGTGGTCGCCGACGTCTTCGCCGTCGACATCGGTGGGCAGCGGCCCGCCGCGGCTGCGGAGATCGCCGAGCTGCGGTGGGTGTCGCGCGCCGAGGCTCACACTCTGGAGGTCGCGCCGCTGGCGCGCGAGAACTTCCTGCCGGCCTGA
- a CDS encoding YaeQ family protein: protein MAAGAVIHTFDVQLADLDRGVYEDLSLRMARHPSETDAFMVTRLLAYCLEHAEGIAFTEGISATDEPAVLVRDATGAITAWIEVGAPDADRLHRGSKLADRTVIYSHRDPAKLLPLWAGKKIHRADEIVLRTFDAGFVDAAAAAVARRNTLTLSVTEGQLYLDLNGTSLSSAVHDHPLA, encoded by the coding sequence ATGGCCGCAGGCGCAGTGATCCACACCTTCGACGTGCAGCTCGCGGACCTCGACCGCGGGGTGTACGAGGATCTGTCACTGCGCATGGCCCGGCATCCGTCCGAGACCGACGCCTTCATGGTGACGCGCCTGCTCGCCTACTGCCTCGAGCACGCCGAGGGGATCGCGTTCACGGAGGGGATCTCGGCGACCGACGAGCCCGCGGTTCTGGTGCGCGACGCGACCGGGGCGATCACGGCGTGGATCGAGGTGGGCGCGCCGGATGCCGACCGGCTGCACCGCGGCAGCAAGCTCGCGGACCGCACCGTGATCTACAGCCACCGCGACCCCGCGAAGCTCCTGCCGCTGTGGGCGGGCAAGAAGATCCACCGCGCCGACGAGATCGTGCTGCGCACGTTCGACGCCGGATTCGTGGATGCCGCGGCCGCCGCCGTCGCGCGGCGCAACACCCTGACGCTGTCGGTGACCGAGGGTCAGCTGTACCTCGACCTCAACGGCACGAGCCTCAGCTCGGCCGTGCACGACCACCCGCTGGCGTAG
- a CDS encoding sensor histidine kinase produces the protein MQTVEDRARVEAIADYGIVGAPVEPSLVSLAQLAATLCQVPTAVVNIIDDRAQHQVAAVGFDAGVCGREDSMCAVVLQDARHVLVPDAQRDRRFTDNPFVTGELGRVRFYASSPLITPAGISIGTLCVFDEATGSLTAEQSAALDLLAHQAVEVLELRRLTQELERSNGELAHFAGQVSHDLRNPLTALVGHLDLAAEAAASGALPRIARAVDQAEAAATRMEGMITDLLAYARAGGAQPRRDRSSLREIVATALDDLSAAIAAAEASVTATIAEETDTVVGDPMLLSLLVQNLVANAVKFALATGIRPLVEITAVRTEQGWSLTVDDNGPGVPADQRDRVFGAMERGDERDVPGLGLGLATCRRIVQIHGGRIAIDDSPLGGARLRVTLRD, from the coding sequence GTGCAGACGGTCGAGGACAGGGCGCGGGTCGAGGCCATCGCCGATTACGGGATCGTCGGCGCGCCCGTCGAGCCCAGCCTGGTGTCTCTGGCCCAGCTTGCGGCGACGCTGTGCCAGGTGCCCACCGCGGTGGTCAACATCATCGACGACCGCGCGCAGCATCAGGTCGCGGCCGTCGGGTTCGACGCCGGGGTGTGCGGGCGCGAGGACTCGATGTGCGCCGTCGTGCTGCAGGATGCCCGTCACGTGCTCGTTCCCGATGCGCAGCGGGACCGCCGCTTCACCGACAACCCCTTCGTCACCGGCGAGCTGGGACGCGTCCGCTTCTACGCCTCGAGCCCTCTGATCACCCCGGCGGGAATCTCCATCGGCACCCTGTGCGTGTTCGATGAGGCGACGGGGTCGCTCACCGCGGAGCAGAGCGCGGCGCTCGATCTGCTCGCGCATCAGGCGGTCGAGGTGCTGGAATTGCGCCGGCTGACGCAGGAACTGGAGCGCTCGAACGGCGAGCTGGCCCACTTCGCGGGACAGGTCAGCCACGATCTGCGCAATCCGCTGACCGCTCTCGTCGGCCACCTCGACCTCGCCGCCGAGGCCGCCGCATCCGGCGCGCTGCCGCGCATCGCCCGTGCCGTCGACCAGGCCGAAGCCGCCGCCACGCGGATGGAGGGGATGATCACCGACCTGCTCGCCTACGCCCGTGCGGGCGGCGCGCAGCCGCGCCGCGATCGCTCGTCCCTGCGAGAGATCGTCGCGACCGCCCTCGACGACCTCTCGGCGGCCATCGCCGCCGCCGAGGCCTCGGTGACGGCGACGATCGCGGAGGAGACCGACACGGTCGTCGGCGACCCGATGCTCTTGAGCCTGCTGGTGCAGAACCTGGTCGCCAACGCGGTGAAGTTCGCGCTCGCCACCGGCATCCGCCCACTCGTCGAGATCACCGCCGTCCGCACCGAGCAGGGCTGGAGCCTCACGGTCGACGACAACGGTCCCGGGGTACCCGCGGATCAGCGCGACCGCGTGTTCGGTGCGATGGAGCGCGGCGACGAGCGCGACGTGCCGGGACTCGGTCTGGGACTGGCGACCTGCCGCCGCATCGTGCAGATCCACGGCGGGCGCATCGCGATCGACGACTCCCCGCTGGGCGGCGCGCGCCTGCGGGTCACGTTGCGCGACTGA
- a CDS encoding TetR/AcrR family transcriptional regulator, giving the protein MATPDLDSPPPRRGRPGYDREQVVRIAVQLFNEQGYDATSVADLAARLGLTKSALYHHVASKEAILQSALDDALGALEGALAEALATQDAAIDRLRHVVRGAVRVLTERLPEVTLLLRVRGNSDAERSALERRRAFDQRVTAIVRDAQREGALADDIDAAVATRLVFGMVNSLTEWYRPGGAVDPDRLADDVLRVALDGLDRPAAP; this is encoded by the coding sequence ATGGCGACACCCGACCTCGACTCCCCGCCGCCGCGCCGCGGCCGGCCGGGGTACGACCGTGAGCAGGTGGTGCGCATCGCGGTGCAGCTGTTCAACGAGCAGGGCTACGACGCGACCTCGGTCGCCGACCTCGCCGCCCGGCTGGGCCTGACGAAGTCGGCCCTGTACCACCACGTCGCCTCGAAGGAGGCGATTCTGCAGAGCGCCCTCGACGACGCGCTGGGTGCCCTGGAGGGTGCGCTCGCCGAGGCCCTCGCGACGCAGGACGCCGCGATCGACCGGCTGCGCCACGTCGTGCGCGGCGCCGTGCGCGTGCTGACCGAGCGGCTCCCCGAGGTGACGCTGCTGCTGCGAGTGCGGGGCAACAGCGACGCCGAGAGGTCCGCCCTCGAGCGGCGGCGCGCGTTCGATCAGCGGGTGACGGCGATCGTCCGCGACGCGCAGCGCGAGGGCGCGCTCGCCGACGACATCGACGCCGCCGTCGCGACGCGGCTCGTATTCGGCATGGTCAACTCCCTCACCGAGTGGTATCGCCCCGGCGGCGCGGTCGACCCCGACCGCCTCGCCGACGACGTGCTGCGTGTCGCCCTCGACGGACTCGATCGCCCCGCCGCGCCGTAG
- the paaZ gene encoding phenylacetic acid degradation bifunctional protein PaaZ — MSEIPTVASFVREGWWTPAPDAETTTIRDAATGEEIWRVGTAGLDLAGAVAHARTVGQESLGALTFHQRALLLKQFALALQDRKDELYALSACAGATARDCATDVDGGIGVLFTYASKGRRELPNARVVVDGPAEPLSKDGSFLGRHVYTRLPGVAVQINAFNFPVWGALEKLAPAFLAGVPTIVKPATPTAYLAATWVRILVDAGLVPAGTLQLVSGPVPDLFELLGLGDLVAFTGSADTAARLRARARPGVRFTTETDSINASVLGPDAVAGTPEFDAYVRQLFVELTTKAGQKCTAIRRAIVPEGAADAVVDALRAMIAARTVLGDPRAEGVTMGPLVSLMQRDEVRRQVARLQEGGGRIVLGSLDAPEVRRTDGSTGAAPDGAFLAPLLLRFRPEDAGQDAAVHTVEAFGPVAGLLTYRTVDEAADLVARGGGSLVTSVATADPEVATRLLDRIGAYNGRILFLDRDDARTSTGHGAPVPHLVHGGPGRAGGGEELGGIRAVLHHMQRTAVQGSPRMLTALTGVWHAGAPAQAGGIHPFRKTLADLRLGDRIDSAEREVTLADIETFARFTGDTFYAHMDETAAAANPFFPGRVAHGYLLVSFAAGLFVDPDPGPVLANYGLENLRFVTPVSPGDRIRVALTAKQITPRETDEYGEVRWDAVIHNDRDEVVASYDVLTLVAKE; from the coding sequence ATGTCCGAGATCCCCACGGTGGCCAGTTTCGTGCGCGAGGGGTGGTGGACTCCGGCGCCGGATGCCGAGACCACCACGATCCGCGACGCAGCGACGGGCGAGGAGATCTGGCGGGTCGGCACCGCGGGGCTCGATCTCGCCGGCGCCGTCGCGCACGCACGGACCGTCGGGCAGGAGAGCCTCGGCGCGCTCACCTTTCACCAGCGCGCCCTGCTGCTCAAGCAGTTCGCCCTCGCCCTGCAAGACCGCAAGGACGAGCTCTACGCGCTGTCCGCGTGCGCCGGCGCGACGGCGCGCGATTGCGCGACCGACGTCGACGGCGGCATCGGTGTGCTGTTCACCTATGCCTCGAAGGGCCGGCGCGAACTGCCGAACGCGCGGGTGGTCGTCGACGGCCCCGCCGAGCCGCTGTCGAAGGACGGCTCCTTCCTCGGGCGGCACGTGTACACGCGGCTGCCCGGGGTCGCCGTGCAGATCAACGCGTTCAACTTCCCGGTGTGGGGTGCGCTCGAGAAGCTCGCGCCCGCGTTCCTCGCCGGCGTGCCGACGATCGTGAAGCCGGCCACCCCCACGGCGTATCTGGCGGCGACGTGGGTGCGCATCCTCGTCGACGCCGGCCTCGTGCCCGCCGGCACGCTGCAGCTGGTGAGCGGTCCGGTTCCCGACCTGTTCGAGCTGCTCGGCCTCGGCGATCTCGTGGCGTTCACCGGCAGCGCCGACACCGCCGCGCGCCTGCGCGCCCGAGCGCGACCGGGCGTGCGCTTCACGACCGAGACCGACTCGATCAACGCGTCGGTGCTGGGCCCGGATGCCGTCGCCGGCACTCCCGAGTTCGACGCGTACGTGCGGCAGCTCTTCGTCGAGCTGACGACCAAGGCCGGCCAGAAGTGCACCGCGATCCGCCGGGCGATCGTCCCGGAGGGCGCCGCCGACGCCGTCGTCGACGCGCTGCGCGCGATGATCGCGGCGCGCACCGTGCTGGGCGACCCGCGCGCCGAGGGGGTCACGATGGGCCCGCTGGTCTCGCTGATGCAGCGCGACGAGGTGCGCCGACAGGTCGCGCGGCTGCAGGAGGGCGGCGGCCGCATCGTGCTCGGCTCGCTCGACGCACCGGAGGTCCGCCGCACCGACGGCAGCACCGGCGCCGCGCCGGACGGGGCGTTCCTGGCGCCGCTGCTGTTGCGGTTCCGCCCCGAAGACGCGGGGCAGGATGCCGCCGTGCACACCGTCGAGGCCTTCGGCCCGGTCGCGGGCCTGCTCACCTACCGCACGGTCGATGAGGCGGCGGACCTCGTCGCGCGCGGCGGCGGGTCGCTCGTCACGAGCGTCGCGACGGCCGATCCCGAGGTGGCGACGCGGCTGCTCGACCGGATCGGGGCGTACAACGGCCGCATCCTGTTCCTCGACCGCGATGACGCGCGCACCTCGACCGGCCACGGCGCTCCCGTTCCGCACCTGGTCCACGGCGGCCCCGGCCGGGCCGGCGGCGGCGAGGAGCTCGGCGGCATCCGCGCGGTGCTGCACCACATGCAGCGCACGGCCGTGCAGGGTTCCCCGCGCATGCTCACCGCGCTGACCGGGGTCTGGCATGCCGGTGCACCGGCGCAGGCGGGCGGCATCCACCCCTTCCGCAAGACCCTCGCCGACCTGCGGCTGGGCGACCGGATCGACTCCGCCGAGCGCGAGGTCACCCTCGCCGACATCGAGACGTTCGCCCGCTTCACCGGCGACACGTTCTACGCCCACATGGACGAGACGGCCGCCGCCGCCAACCCGTTCTTCCCGGGCCGGGTCGCGCACGGATACCTGCTGGTCTCGTTCGCCGCGGGGCTGTTCGTGGATCCCGATCCCGGTCCGGTGCTCGCCAACTACGGCCTCGAGAACCTGCGGTTCGTCACGCCGGTGTCGCCGGGCGACCGCATCCGCGTCGCCCTCACGGCGAAGCAGATCACGCCGCGCGAGACCGATGAGTACGGCGAGGTGCGATGGGATGCCGTCATCCACAACGACCGCGACGAGGTGGTCGCGAGCTACGACGTGCTCACGCTCGTCGCGAAGGAGTGA
- the paaA gene encoding 1,2-phenylacetyl-CoA epoxidase subunit PaaA, giving the protein MTTADTALRDERQDEFDALIAADQRIEPRDWMPEAYRRTLIRQISQHAHSEIIGMQPEGSWITRAPSLKRKAILMAKVQDEAGHGLYLYSAAQTLGITRDEMTAQLIDGRAKYSSIFTYPTPTWADMGAIGWLVDGAAICNQVPLCRASYGPYGRAMVRICKEESFHQRQGFEILLTLMRGTDAQREMAQDAVDRWYWPSLQMFGPPDEASPNSAQSMAWKIKRFSNDELRQRFIGMLVPQAEVLGVRLPDPELRWDDAAGRWHTGEIDWDAFAEVLAGRGPLNAERLRHRREAHEDGAWVREAAAAYAAKKRAEQTATTTPEHDPASDPLPREAVAS; this is encoded by the coding sequence ATGACGACGGCGGACACCGCGTTGCGCGACGAGCGCCAGGACGAGTTCGACGCCCTCATCGCGGCCGACCAGCGCATCGAGCCGCGGGACTGGATGCCCGAGGCGTACCGGCGCACCCTCATCCGCCAGATCTCGCAGCACGCGCACTCCGAGATCATCGGCATGCAGCCCGAGGGCAGCTGGATCACCCGGGCACCGAGCCTCAAGCGCAAGGCGATCCTCATGGCCAAGGTGCAGGACGAAGCGGGCCACGGCCTGTACCTGTACTCCGCGGCGCAGACTCTCGGCATCACGCGCGACGAGATGACGGCGCAGCTCATCGACGGACGGGCGAAGTACTCGTCGATCTTCACCTACCCCACGCCGACCTGGGCCGACATGGGCGCGATCGGCTGGCTCGTCGACGGCGCGGCGATCTGCAATCAGGTGCCGCTGTGCCGCGCCTCGTACGGCCCGTACGGTCGCGCCATGGTCCGCATCTGCAAGGAGGAGTCGTTCCATCAGCGCCAGGGTTTCGAGATCCTGCTCACGCTGATGCGCGGCACCGACGCGCAGCGCGAGATGGCGCAGGATGCCGTGGACCGCTGGTACTGGCCGTCGCTCCAGATGTTCGGTCCGCCCGATGAGGCCTCGCCGAACTCCGCGCAGTCGATGGCGTGGAAGATCAAGCGGTTCAGTAACGACGAGCTGCGCCAGCGCTTCATCGGCATGCTCGTGCCGCAGGCGGAGGTCCTCGGCGTGCGGCTGCCCGATCCCGAGCTGCGCTGGGACGACGCCGCCGGGCGCTGGCACACCGGCGAGATCGACTGGGACGCGTTCGCCGAGGTGCTCGCCGGCCGCGGACCGTTGAACGCCGAACGCCTCCGGCATCGCCGCGAGGCGCACGAGGACGGCGCGTGGGTGCGCGAGGCCGCCGCGGCCTATGCCGCCAAGAAACGGGCCGAGCAGACCGCCACGACGACCCCCGAGCACGACCCCGCGTCCGACCCCCTGCCGCGAGAGGCGGTGGCGTCATGA